A region of Procambarus clarkii isolate CNS0578487 chromosome 48, FALCON_Pclarkii_2.0, whole genome shotgun sequence DNA encodes the following proteins:
- the LOC123764682 gene encoding BTB/POZ domain-containing protein KCTD9-like, giving the protein MTDVEGSDVEGSDVEGSDVEGSDLEGSDVEGSDVECSDVKGSDLEGSDLEGSDLEGSDVEGSDVEGSDVEGSDVEGSDVEGSDLEGSDVEGSDLEGSDVEGSDVEGSDVEGSDVEGSDVEGSNVEKKFGENTV; this is encoded by the exons ATGACGG ACGTGGAGGGTTCAGACGTAGAGGGCTCAGACGTGGAGGGTTCAGATGTGGAGGGCTCAGACCTGGAGGGCTCAGACGTAGAGGGTTCAGACGTGGAGTGCTCAGACGTGAAGGGCTCAGACTTGGAGGGCTCAGACTTGGAGGGCTCAGACTTGGAGGGCTCAGACGTGGAGGGCTCAGACGTGGAGGGCTCAGACGTGGAGGGCTCAGACGTGGAGGGCTCAGACGTGGAGGGCTCAGACTTGGAGGGCTCAGACGTGGAGGGCTCAGACCTGGAGGGTTCAGACGTGGAGGGTTCAGACGTGGAGGGCTCAGACGTGGAGGGCTCAGACGTGGAGGGCTCAGACGTGGAGGGCTCAAATGTAGAGAAAAAATTTGGTGAAAACACTGTTTAG